A genomic segment from Modestobacter roseus encodes:
- a CDS encoding decaprenyl-phosphate phosphoribosyltransferase: MTTPQRPAVHGDPELEAQFRRPNAVMPLLPLESDQAAVAPSVVRDPDAEPSADAVAPGPVPRPTGWRGSLAWSVVRALRPRQWVKNVLVLAVPLAAGAVFDPDVMAPTGVAFLLFCLSASGVYLVNDSIDVEEDRRHPRKRHRPIAAGLVPRPLAVGLALVLFAVALTTAVLLTRPALAGVLGAYVVIQLAYCLFLKNQPVIDLAVVASGFLLRGIAGGVAAGLFLSQWFLLVAAFGSLFMVAGKRYSELVLVGDEAATRKTLREYSASYLRFVWSLSAGVAVTAYSLWAFEMAETQDGVPWATISIAPFVLAILRYARDVDKGSAGAPEEIVVHDRVLLVLGALWALTVGLGVFGA; this comes from the coding sequence GTGACCACCCCACAGAGGCCAGCCGTGCACGGCGATCCCGAGCTCGAGGCGCAGTTCCGGCGTCCCAACGCCGTCATGCCCCTGCTGCCGCTCGAGTCGGACCAGGCGGCCGTGGCGCCGTCGGTGGTCCGCGACCCGGACGCCGAGCCGAGCGCGGACGCCGTGGCGCCGGGTCCGGTACCCCGGCCGACCGGATGGCGCGGCTCCCTCGCCTGGAGTGTGGTGCGCGCCCTCCGCCCGCGGCAGTGGGTGAAGAACGTCCTGGTGCTGGCCGTGCCGCTGGCCGCCGGGGCGGTGTTCGACCCCGACGTGATGGCTCCGACCGGGGTGGCCTTCCTGCTGTTCTGCCTGTCGGCGTCCGGGGTCTACCTGGTCAACGACTCGATCGACGTCGAGGAGGACCGGCGGCACCCGCGGAAGCGCCACCGCCCGATCGCCGCCGGCCTGGTCCCCCGGCCGTTGGCCGTCGGGTTGGCGTTGGTCCTCTTCGCGGTGGCCCTCACCACCGCGGTGCTGCTGACCAGGCCCGCGCTGGCCGGGGTGCTGGGCGCCTACGTGGTCATCCAGCTCGCCTACTGCCTCTTCCTGAAGAATCAGCCGGTCATCGACCTGGCCGTGGTGGCCTCGGGTTTCCTGCTGCGCGGCATCGCCGGCGGCGTCGCCGCTGGTTTGTTCCTCTCGCAGTGGTTCCTGCTGGTGGCCGCCTTCGGGTCGCTGTTCATGGTGGCCGGCAAGCGGTACTCGGAGCTGGTGCTCGTCGGCGACGAGGCCGCCACCAGGAAGACGCTGCGCGAGTACTCGGCCAGCTACCTGCGCTTCGTCTGGAGCCTGTCGGCCGGGGTGGCCGTCACGGCCTACAGCCTGTGGGCCTTCGAGATGGCCGAGACCCAGGATGGCGTGCCCTGGGCGACCATTTCCATCGCGCCCTTCGTGCTCGCCATCCTGCGGTACGCGCGGGACGTCGACAAGGGATCGGCGGGGGCCCCGGAGGAGATCGTCGTGCACGACCGTGTCCTGCTCGTCCTCGGTGCCCTGTGGGCGCTGACCGTCGGTCTGGGGGTCTTCGGTGCCTGA
- a CDS encoding phosphatase PAP2 family protein, which translates to MSRTTSGVQRVETTVLAAVRRGLGGTPAVPVARGLSAFGEHALGWLALGAVGWATGRRRREWATGAVGVALAHASAVGLKRVVRRTRPDLTDVPPLGPVHSLLSFPSAHTTSTAAAVIGYGPVVGGPVMLGALSAMAVSRMLLGVHWPTDVVGGALLGAGVAAGVRRAVDHGGTP; encoded by the coding sequence ATGAGCAGAACGACGAGCGGCGTCCAGCGCGTGGAGACCACCGTGCTCGCCGCAGTACGGCGGGGGCTCGGGGGAACTCCCGCCGTCCCCGTGGCCCGCGGCCTGTCCGCCTTCGGCGAGCACGCCCTGGGCTGGCTCGCCCTGGGTGCGGTGGGCTGGGCCACCGGTCGCCGCCGTCGCGAGTGGGCGACCGGGGCCGTCGGCGTCGCCCTGGCCCACGCGAGTGCGGTCGGGCTGAAGCGCGTCGTCCGCAGGACCCGCCCCGACCTCACCGATGTCCCGCCATTGGGGCCGGTGCACAGCCTGCTGTCCTTCCCCAGCGCCCACACCACCTCCACTGCGGCCGCCGTCATCGGCTACGGCCCCGTGGTCGGTGGCCCCGTCATGCTCGGCGCGTTGTCCGCCATGGCGGTCTCCCGGATGCTCCTCGGAGTGCACTGGCCCACTGACGTCGTCGGTGGTGCCCTGCTGGGCGCCGGCGTGGCCGCCGGTGTCCGGCGAGCAGTCGACCATGGAGGAACGCCGTGA
- a CDS encoding acyltransferase family protein: protein MTGQHTTTMAAVRAGTATAVDEATERVPRSDRPRIGLPPVPPLPSTTRAPVPRESSGIRVEIQALRALACALVVLYHVVPLRLPGGYVGVDVFFVVSGFLITGHLLREVERNGRVRLGHFWARRARRLLPAALLVLLSTAVATFLWVPQTYWQSFLREIGASALYVENWLLAGDAVDYLAHTNAASPAQHYWSLSTEEQFYVLWPLLIVGSVWLAARIRVHRLVVVGGLLSALTVASFGYSLWTTSTSPPEAYFTTPARAWEFGLGGLLALLAASPLAGRHRLRTIVSWLGFGAIAASAFAFTAATPFPGTAALLPVLGTVAVIWAGAPRNDWSPTKVADFGPVRFLGDVSYSAYLWHWPLVVIVPFAIGHEMGTLSKVGVLVATVALAWATKVWVEDPVRTGTPLARRGLGATAAATALATALVVAVASGGWLYVKHEVEQARAVAEAWATGGDPCFGAGALDPQRGCGDPFAYTETVNTTFAKADGSRGMSCLSVLAETEVQTCRFGSDDPDETVALFGDSHTASLYEAMEEVAEERNWAVVTYLKAGCPPLATARMPAVNQPSDEPPACAEWGAEALRQITADPAITQVFTSYRSDVYKYRDDLGALHDEIPAEVAQAPMRLLADAGKQVHVVRAVPTTNGVHLGPELVSLEVSAPDCIAAAGEVDDACAGPREVRLTPDRLAEAATALQDGRVSVLDLTDAFCDEKTCHSVIGGTVVYFDGSHLSATFSRSLGQLIAARV from the coding sequence GTGACGGGTCAGCACACGACGACGATGGCCGCGGTCCGGGCGGGGACGGCGACCGCCGTCGACGAGGCCACCGAACGGGTCCCCCGGTCGGACCGCCCCAGGATCGGCCTGCCCCCCGTTCCTCCTCTGCCGTCGACCACGAGGGCCCCGGTCCCGCGGGAGAGCTCAGGCATCCGGGTCGAGATCCAGGCGCTCCGCGCGCTCGCCTGCGCGCTGGTCGTGCTGTACCACGTCGTCCCGCTGCGCCTGCCCGGCGGCTACGTGGGCGTCGACGTCTTCTTCGTGGTCTCCGGCTTCCTCATCACCGGCCACCTGCTGCGGGAGGTCGAGCGCAACGGTCGCGTCCGCCTGGGCCACTTCTGGGCCCGGCGGGCCCGGCGACTGCTGCCTGCCGCCCTGCTGGTGCTGCTCAGCACCGCCGTCGCGACCTTCCTGTGGGTCCCGCAGACCTACTGGCAGTCGTTCCTCCGCGAGATCGGCGCTTCGGCGCTCTACGTGGAGAACTGGCTCCTGGCCGGCGACGCGGTCGACTACCTGGCGCACACCAACGCAGCCTCCCCCGCGCAGCACTACTGGTCGCTGTCGACCGAGGAGCAGTTCTACGTCCTCTGGCCGCTTCTGATCGTCGGCTCCGTGTGGCTGGCCGCCCGGATCCGCGTGCACCGGCTGGTCGTGGTCGGCGGGCTGCTGAGCGCCCTCACGGTCGCGTCCTTCGGCTACTCGCTGTGGACGACGAGCACCAGCCCGCCCGAGGCCTATTTCACGACCCCGGCCCGCGCCTGGGAGTTCGGCCTCGGCGGGCTGCTCGCCCTGCTTGCCGCCAGCCCGCTCGCCGGCCGCCACCGGCTTCGCACGATCGTGTCGTGGCTGGGGTTCGGTGCCATCGCCGCCAGCGCCTTCGCCTTCACCGCGGCCACACCCTTCCCCGGGACGGCGGCGCTGCTGCCCGTGCTCGGCACCGTCGCCGTGATCTGGGCCGGCGCACCGCGCAACGACTGGAGCCCGACGAAGGTCGCCGACTTCGGCCCGGTCCGCTTCCTCGGGGACGTCTCGTACTCCGCCTACCTCTGGCACTGGCCGCTGGTCGTGATCGTGCCGTTCGCCATCGGGCACGAGATGGGCACGCTGTCCAAGGTCGGCGTACTGGTGGCCACCGTCGCGCTGGCCTGGGCGACGAAGGTCTGGGTGGAGGACCCGGTCCGCACCGGGACGCCGCTGGCGCGCCGTGGTCTGGGCGCAACCGCAGCAGCGACCGCGCTGGCCACGGCCCTCGTCGTCGCCGTCGCGTCGGGGGGCTGGCTGTACGTCAAGCACGAGGTCGAGCAGGCGCGCGCGGTGGCCGAGGCCTGGGCCACCGGCGGCGACCCCTGTTTCGGCGCCGGTGCACTGGACCCGCAGCGCGGGTGCGGTGATCCGTTCGCCTACACGGAGACGGTCAACACCACCTTTGCCAAGGCCGACGGGTCCCGGGGCATGAGCTGCCTGTCGGTGCTCGCCGAGACCGAGGTGCAGACCTGCCGCTTCGGCAGCGACGACCCGGACGAGACCGTCGCCCTCTTCGGCGACTCGCACACCGCCAGCCTCTACGAGGCGATGGAAGAGGTCGCCGAGGAGCGCAACTGGGCCGTGGTCACCTACCTCAAGGCGGGCTGCCCGCCGCTGGCCACGGCACGGATGCCCGCGGTGAACCAGCCGTCGGACGAGCCGCCGGCCTGTGCCGAGTGGGGTGCAGAGGCCCTGCGGCAGATCACGGCGGACCCGGCCATCACGCAGGTCTTCACCAGCTACCGCTCGGACGTCTACAAGTACCGGGACGACCTGGGCGCCCTGCACGATGAGATCCCGGCCGAGGTCGCGCAGGCGCCGATGCGTCTGCTGGCCGACGCCGGCAAGCAGGTGCACGTCGTGCGGGCGGTCCCCACCACCAACGGGGTACACCTCGGTCCGGAACTGGTGAGCCTGGAGGTCAGCGCGCCGGACTGCATCGCTGCCGCCGGTGAGGTGGACGATGCCTGCGCCGGTCCCCGCGAGGTGCGGCTGACACCCGATCGACTCGCGGAGGCCGCGACCGCCCTCCAGGACGGCCGGGTGTCGGTTCTCGACCTGACCGATGCGTTCTGCGACGAGAAGACGTGCCACTCGGTGATCGGGGGGACGGTCGTGTACTTCGACGGCAGCCACCTGTCGGCCACGTTCTCCCGCTCGCTGGGACAGCTCATCGCCGCGCGGGTCTGA
- a CDS encoding glycosyltransferase family 2 protein, whose product MATLQVLMPMGGLGTRFRKVGVTTPKPLIEVGGVPMFQRALRSFDPWQGPKTVTVVVREDNDREFDLAARVRGVEPSAEIVLLDHDTRGAVETCLVARDRLDPDQPLVIMDCDIAFDSPEWFRVLERAVQAQSVDGLLLSFRSSEPRYSFAEVDDAGLVTRTAEKQAISSDALMGVYSFATTRVFLDAADRLMARQIDAAMPEYYVSLVFNELIDAGRRVGLAHGDFYCFGTPEELAAFEATGAPV is encoded by the coding sequence ATGGCCACCCTGCAGGTGCTGATGCCGATGGGGGGGCTGGGGACCCGCTTCCGGAAGGTCGGGGTCACCACGCCCAAGCCGCTGATCGAGGTCGGCGGTGTCCCGATGTTCCAGCGGGCGCTGCGCTCCTTCGACCCCTGGCAGGGGCCGAAGACCGTGACCGTCGTCGTCCGCGAGGACAACGACCGGGAGTTCGACCTGGCGGCCCGGGTCCGCGGCGTGGAGCCGTCGGCGGAGATCGTGCTGCTCGACCACGACACCCGGGGCGCGGTGGAGACCTGCCTGGTGGCCCGGGACCGGCTCGACCCGGACCAGCCGCTGGTGATCATGGACTGCGACATCGCCTTCGACAGCCCGGAGTGGTTCCGCGTGCTCGAGCGGGCGGTGCAGGCGCAGTCGGTCGACGGGCTGTTGCTGTCCTTCCGGTCCTCCGAGCCGCGCTACAGCTTCGCCGAGGTCGACGACGCAGGCCTTGTGACCCGGACGGCGGAGAAGCAGGCGATCTCCTCCGACGCGCTGATGGGCGTCTACTCGTTCGCCACGACCCGGGTGTTCCTGGACGCCGCCGATCGGCTGATGGCGCGGCAGATCGACGCCGCCATGCCCGAGTACTACGTCTCGCTCGTCTTCAACGAGCTGATCGACGCCGGCCGCCGGGTCGGCCTCGCGCACGGTGACTTCTACTGCTTCGGCACCCCTGAGGAGCTCGCGGCGTTCGAGGCGACCGGCGCCCCCGTCTGA
- a CDS encoding glycosyltransferase family 2 protein, whose protein sequence is MIAIPAYNCAPQIGRVLDEISDDVAARVAEIWVIDNQSTDDTLERALEYRRSGRLPGLRVFRNRQNNSLGGTHKVAFEHARTAGHTHVVILHGDNQARSDEVALLLDHAQAHPQTQTVLGSRFSRRSRLHGYDAKRVWGNRVLNAVYSVVAVRRLEDLGSGLNLFALRDLDPATYLRFADKLTFNYELILDLVSRGVRFAYVPITWREEDQVSNARNWNVFRTALRNLALWRLGRRTTQPAEGRDYEWDEVR, encoded by the coding sequence GTGATCGCCATCCCGGCGTACAACTGCGCCCCGCAGATCGGCCGGGTGCTCGACGAGATCAGCGACGACGTGGCCGCCCGGGTCGCCGAGATCTGGGTCATCGACAACCAGAGCACCGACGACACCCTCGAGCGGGCCCTGGAGTACCGCCGATCGGGCCGCCTCCCCGGGCTCCGGGTGTTCCGCAACCGGCAGAACAACAGCCTGGGTGGCACCCACAAGGTCGCCTTCGAGCACGCCCGGACTGCCGGGCACACCCACGTGGTGATCCTGCACGGCGACAACCAGGCCAGGAGCGACGAGGTCGCCCTCCTGCTGGACCACGCCCAGGCGCACCCCCAGACGCAGACGGTGCTGGGCTCCCGGTTCAGTCGCCGTTCCCGGCTGCATGGCTACGACGCGAAGCGGGTCTGGGGCAACCGGGTGCTCAACGCGGTGTACAGCGTCGTCGCCGTGCGCCGGCTCGAGGACCTGGGCTCGGGGCTCAACCTGTTCGCCCTTCGCGACCTGGACCCGGCCACGTACCTGCGGTTCGCCGACAAGCTGACGTTCAACTACGAGCTGATCCTGGACCTGGTCTCCCGCGGGGTCCGGTTCGCCTACGTGCCGATCACCTGGCGCGAGGAGGACCAGGTCTCCAACGCCCGGAACTGGAACGTCTTCCGCACCGCGTTGCGCAACCTGGCGCTGTGGCGGCTCGGCCGCCGGACGACCCAGCCGGCCGAGGGCCGGGACTACGAGTGGGACGAGGTGCGGTGA
- a CDS encoding lysylphosphatidylglycerol synthase domain-containing protein, with product MSAPRYSRGRVVLIVVALASLSGFVALTWSSLQDLTSRLADALDGGGWLVLAGASVVQLTGHVLRAARTKVPIDNVRRGSLAGQFRHLTIGYLFNVVWPLRVGEVVRAWLIAKTVRISFLYTLLAIVLERLIDVVLVSVAFLVFVAVVGAPLNGVVPAAAVVALVVSVALIASFAALVRENTVLMRLAWKATGWLNHDLENRARFKLWSAIFGFQRFFRQRRQLVRYGLLAVASWACYLGAAAMIAAAVFPQLSLRDGVAATATPSAEISPSLGNGAPAAYIDGATSFLEGSSSLSGPSVVTFAAAAWVVTNVPVLLVAVVALFVNWARRTGDPLSGAELAPADGYVNKLGRDQDISGSITHFLDAYFQRQHLSQVLHRLEVSGNVSLVQFFKGGSNAVTLLATDGTELFVKKMVPLEHAHRLKNQHDWLAERADHSQLVTVLRETSAEDHYAIDLEYRPSSVPLFEYVHENPLEECKAKLADVWDYMYGRVYQLGPVELQTQLRDDYVGERFVLRVRAAAEQHSGLAEAMKGEQIVVNGELLDNFDRILDRIQSTEAAWRDLATFASSSHIHGDLTVDNILVDLPSRDVLVIDPSDDNQVRGPVIDFGRHMQSLLYGYEFLNEDETPVLLGWSQGSPEITYRDDRSARYAELADYVSTVVMPKHLSVAEQRSVLFHVGLFYGRMLTHRVVINPGTALKYYAVCVQALNRFLDQYEPHRDDPRDDVFSTGSREGQVATT from the coding sequence ATGTCCGCTCCCCGCTACTCCCGCGGTCGCGTCGTCCTGATCGTGGTCGCGCTGGCCTCCCTCTCCGGCTTCGTCGCGCTCACCTGGTCGTCGCTGCAGGACCTGACCTCCCGGCTGGCAGACGCCCTCGACGGCGGCGGCTGGCTGGTCCTCGCCGGTGCCTCGGTGGTCCAGTTGACCGGCCACGTGCTGCGCGCGGCCCGCACCAAGGTGCCCATCGACAACGTCCGGCGCGGCAGCCTGGCCGGTCAGTTCCGGCACCTGACGATCGGCTACCTCTTCAACGTCGTCTGGCCGCTGCGGGTGGGCGAGGTGGTTCGCGCCTGGCTGATCGCCAAGACGGTCCGGATCAGCTTCCTGTACACCCTGCTGGCCATCGTCCTGGAGCGGCTGATCGACGTCGTGCTGGTGTCGGTCGCCTTCCTGGTTTTCGTCGCCGTCGTGGGCGCGCCGCTCAACGGGGTCGTCCCAGCCGCCGCGGTCGTCGCGCTGGTCGTCTCGGTTGCCCTCATCGCCTCCTTCGCCGCGCTGGTGCGGGAGAACACCGTGCTCATGCGGCTGGCCTGGAAGGCCACCGGCTGGCTCAACCACGACCTGGAGAACCGGGCGCGTTTCAAGCTGTGGTCGGCCATCTTCGGGTTCCAGCGCTTCTTCCGGCAGCGGCGGCAGCTGGTGCGCTATGGACTGCTCGCCGTGGCCTCGTGGGCGTGCTACCTGGGTGCGGCGGCGATGATCGCCGCAGCCGTGTTCCCGCAGCTGTCACTCCGCGACGGGGTCGCCGCGACCGCCACCCCCTCGGCCGAGATCAGCCCCTCCCTGGGCAACGGGGCCCCGGCCGCCTACATCGACGGCGCGACGTCCTTCCTCGAGGGGAGCAGCTCGCTCAGCGGCCCGTCGGTCGTCACGTTCGCCGCCGCGGCATGGGTGGTCACGAACGTCCCGGTGCTGCTCGTCGCCGTCGTCGCGCTGTTCGTGAACTGGGCACGGCGCACCGGTGACCCGCTCTCCGGCGCGGAGCTCGCCCCGGCCGACGGCTACGTCAACAAGCTGGGACGCGACCAGGACATCTCGGGGTCCATCACGCACTTCCTCGATGCCTACTTCCAGCGCCAGCACCTCAGCCAGGTGCTCCACCGTCTGGAGGTCAGCGGCAACGTGAGCCTCGTGCAGTTCTTCAAGGGCGGTTCGAACGCGGTCACGCTGCTGGCGACCGACGGCACCGAGCTGTTCGTGAAGAAGATGGTCCCGCTGGAGCACGCGCACCGGCTGAAGAACCAGCACGACTGGCTCGCCGAGCGCGCGGACCACAGCCAGCTGGTCACCGTGCTCCGGGAGACCTCGGCGGAGGACCACTACGCCATCGATCTCGAGTACCGCCCCAGCAGCGTCCCGCTGTTCGAGTACGTCCACGAGAACCCGCTCGAGGAGTGCAAGGCGAAGCTCGCGGACGTCTGGGACTACATGTACGGCCGGGTGTACCAGCTGGGGCCGGTGGAGCTGCAGACCCAGCTGCGGGACGACTACGTGGGCGAGCGCTTCGTGCTCCGCGTTCGCGCCGCCGCGGAGCAGCACTCCGGTCTGGCCGAGGCGATGAAGGGCGAGCAGATCGTCGTCAACGGTGAACTGCTGGACAACTTCGACCGGATCTTGGACCGGATCCAGTCCACCGAGGCCGCCTGGCGGGACTTGGCGACCTTCGCGTCGTCCTCGCACATCCACGGCGACCTGACGGTGGACAACATCCTGGTCGACCTGCCGTCCCGGGACGTCCTGGTCATCGACCCCTCCGACGACAACCAGGTCCGGGGGCCTGTGATCGACTTCGGCCGGCACATGCAGTCACTGCTCTACGGCTACGAGTTCCTCAACGAGGACGAGACGCCGGTGCTGCTGGGCTGGTCGCAGGGCTCCCCGGAGATCACCTACCGCGATGACCGGTCGGCACGGTACGCCGAGCTCGCCGATTACGTCAGCACGGTCGTCATGCCCAAGCACCTGTCGGTCGCCGAGCAGCGCTCGGTGCTGTTCCACGTCGGGTTGTTCTACGGTCGGATGCTCACCCACCGGGTGGTCATCAACCCCGGCACGGCGTTGAAGTACTACGCGGTCTGCGTCCAGGCGCTCAACCGCTTCCTCGACCAGTACGAGCCCCACCGCGACGACCCGCGGGACGACGTCTTCAGCACCGGATCGAGAGAAGGACAGGTCGCCACGACGTGA
- a CDS encoding HAD family hydrolase produces MVRTAGAVQALLFDLDGTLVDTREANYLAYRDAFAESGHELTQATFATTWGRDSRDFIPDLLPDIGQRSVDTIREAKSRLYAQQLHRTTANDALIAFLRLMAPHHRTALVSTAKSGNGRQILDVHGLTPLFDVVIWGDDVGRSKPDPEGYLRALEMLGADPASSLAFEDSETGRQAALAAGLPVLQVPHF; encoded by the coding sequence ATGGTCAGGACAGCGGGCGCCGTGCAGGCCCTCCTCTTCGACCTCGACGGCACGCTCGTCGACACGCGCGAGGCGAACTACCTCGCCTACCGCGACGCCTTCGCCGAGTCCGGGCACGAGCTGACCCAGGCGACGTTCGCCACCACGTGGGGGCGGGACTCCCGGGACTTCATCCCGGACCTGCTGCCCGACATCGGCCAGCGGAGCGTCGACACGATCCGCGAGGCCAAGAGCCGGCTCTACGCCCAGCAGCTGCACCGGACGACCGCCAACGACGCGCTGATCGCGTTCCTGCGGCTCATGGCCCCCCACCATCGCACTGCGCTGGTCAGCACGGCGAAGTCGGGCAACGGGAGGCAGATCCTCGACGTGCACGGCCTGACCCCGTTGTTCGACGTCGTGATCTGGGGGGACGACGTCGGCCGGAGCAAGCCGGACCCGGAGGGGTACCTGCGCGCCCTCGAGATGCTCGGCGCCGACCCGGCGTCGTCGCTGGCCTTCGAGGACTCCGAGACCGGCCGCCAGGCGGCGCTCGCTGCCGGGCTCCCCGTTCTCCAGGTGCCGCACTTCTGA
- a CDS encoding GtrA family protein, producing the protein MSGGPTGLLHQVVRFLLGSCLGLAVDLAVFQAAVLLGATPGVANAISSGCAVVVVYLFVTKYAFSAERSRTSFLLFVGWYVTSIVIFSVLIEVLHGATGWLPFVCKLVSLPLSFAANFGASKVLFGRRGDGPATPAGGSGHRPAPTTPPARHPAA; encoded by the coding sequence GTGAGCGGGGGGCCTACGGGGCTGCTGCACCAAGTCGTCCGCTTCCTGCTGGGCTCCTGCCTCGGGCTGGCCGTCGACCTGGCGGTCTTCCAGGCCGCGGTCCTCCTGGGCGCGACGCCCGGGGTGGCGAACGCGATCAGCTCGGGCTGCGCGGTGGTCGTTGTCTACCTCTTCGTGACCAAGTACGCCTTCTCCGCTGAGCGGTCGCGCACGTCGTTCCTGCTGTTCGTCGGTTGGTACGTCACGTCGATCGTCATCTTCTCGGTGTTGATCGAGGTCCTGCACGGGGCGACGGGGTGGCTGCCCTTCGTCTGTAAGTTGGTGTCGCTGCCCCTGTCGTTCGCCGCCAACTTCGGAGCCAGCAAGGTGCTCTTCGGGCGTCGCGGGGACGGCCCCGCGACGCCCGCCGGAGGGTCGGGGCACCGGCCGGCACCCACCACTCCGCCCGCGCGGCACCCGGCGGCCTGA